One Micromonospora sp. FIMYZ51 genomic window carries:
- a CDS encoding phosphotransferase family protein, whose product MTDPADETPIPAAGSPAGLDLDRLTGYLAVHRPDLVTGGLRAQLIAGGRSNLTYRLWAGDQELVLRRPPLGHVLATAHDMAREFRVISALAPTDVPVPRAVLLCPDTDPIGAPFYLMEKVPGEVFRSRAQTDRLTVEQRRGLAMAMMDTLAALHAVEPAVVGLADFGRPEGYLARQVRRWSGQLDRSRSRPLPGIDELRDRLAATAPEGRYAGRVVHGDYRLDNLLATVDPVTVTAVLDWEMATLGDPLADLGLLLTYWTVLGDSDLNRDHESAGNPVVADALGPRAGFPDATELIDRYAAGSDVDVGPLHWHVALGCFKLAVICEGIHYRHTLGQTVGAGFDAIGAMVAPLVAHGLSTLGEA is encoded by the coding sequence ATGACCGATCCGGCGGACGAGACCCCGATCCCGGCCGCCGGCTCCCCCGCCGGCCTGGATCTCGACCGGCTCACCGGCTATCTCGCGGTGCACCGGCCCGACCTGGTCACCGGGGGGCTGCGGGCGCAGTTGATCGCGGGCGGCCGGTCCAACCTGACCTACCGGCTCTGGGCCGGCGACCAGGAGTTGGTGCTGCGCCGGCCGCCGCTCGGGCACGTGCTGGCCACCGCGCACGACATGGCCCGCGAGTTCCGGGTGATCTCGGCGTTGGCGCCGACCGACGTGCCGGTACCCCGGGCGGTGCTGCTCTGTCCGGACACCGACCCGATCGGCGCGCCGTTCTACCTGATGGAGAAGGTGCCCGGCGAGGTGTTCCGCAGCCGGGCCCAGACCGATCGGCTCACCGTCGAGCAGCGGCGCGGGTTGGCGATGGCGATGATGGACACGCTCGCCGCGCTGCACGCCGTCGAGCCGGCGGTGGTCGGCCTGGCCGACTTCGGCCGCCCCGAGGGCTACCTCGCCCGGCAGGTCCGCCGCTGGTCCGGCCAGTTGGACCGCTCCCGCAGCCGGCCCCTGCCCGGCATCGACGAGCTGCGCGACCGGCTCGCCGCCACCGCACCCGAGGGCCGGTACGCCGGCCGCGTCGTGCACGGCGACTACCGGCTGGACAACCTGCTCGCCACCGTCGACCCGGTCACCGTGACGGCGGTGCTCGACTGGGAAATGGCCACCCTCGGCGATCCGCTGGCAGACCTCGGGCTGCTGCTGACCTACTGGACCGTCCTCGGCGACAGCGACCTCAACCGCGACCACGAGAGCGCCGGCAACCCGGTGGTCGCCGACGCCCTCGGTCCCCGGGCCGGCTTCCCCGACGCGACGGAGTTGATCGACCGGTACGCCGCCGGCAGCGACGTGGACGTCGGCCCGCTGCACTGGCACGTCGCGCTCGGCTGCTTCAAGCTCGCCGTCATCTGCGAGGGCATCCACTACCGGCACACCCTCGGACAGACCGTCGGCGCGGGCTTCGACGCCATCGGTGCCATGGTGGCCCCGCTTGTCGCCCACGGACTGAGCACCCTCGGGGAGGCGTGA
- a CDS encoding sugar ABC transporter permease: MSLSATTAPPSPAPPPPDTAPRRRGSLLNRFDLKYSPYLYIAPFFLIFGVFQLYPMARTAWMSLHDWDMIGEHTFIGLDNYTALLSDDYFWNALVNTFGIFLLSTIPQLLLALFLANLLNRTMLRAKTFFRMAIFVPNVVSVAAVAIVFGMLFQRDFGLFNWLLSTVGVDPIDWRNQTWSSWTAIATMVNWRWTGYNTLILLAGMQAIPKDLYEAAEIDGASQWRQFWQITLPMLRPTFIFVVILSTIGGMQLFTEPLLFGNGSVIGGNQREFQTLAMYMFEKGIYNLSTAGYGAAVAWAIFMIIVLVSLINFLLVRRSAK, from the coding sequence ATGAGCCTGTCGGCCACGACGGCACCGCCGTCGCCAGCACCACCGCCTCCCGACACAGCGCCCCGGCGGCGGGGAAGTCTGCTCAACCGCTTCGATCTCAAGTACTCGCCGTACCTCTACATCGCGCCGTTCTTCCTGATCTTCGGCGTCTTCCAGCTGTACCCGATGGCGCGGACCGCCTGGATGTCCCTGCACGACTGGGACATGATCGGCGAGCACACCTTCATCGGGCTCGACAACTACACCGCGCTGCTCTCCGACGACTACTTCTGGAACGCGCTTGTCAACACCTTCGGCATCTTCCTGCTGTCGACCATTCCGCAGCTGCTGCTGGCGCTCTTCCTGGCGAACCTGCTCAACCGCACCATGCTGCGGGCCAAGACCTTCTTCCGGATGGCGATCTTCGTCCCGAACGTGGTGTCGGTGGCCGCCGTCGCGATCGTCTTCGGCATGCTGTTCCAGCGCGACTTCGGCCTGTTCAACTGGCTGCTCAGCACCGTCGGAGTGGACCCGATCGACTGGCGCAACCAGACGTGGAGTTCCTGGACGGCGATCGCCACAATGGTCAACTGGCGGTGGACCGGTTACAACACGCTGATCCTGCTCGCCGGCATGCAGGCCATCCCGAAGGACCTGTACGAGGCGGCCGAGATCGACGGCGCCAGCCAGTGGCGGCAGTTCTGGCAGATCACCCTGCCGATGCTCAGGCCCACCTTCATCTTCGTGGTCATCCTCTCCACGATCGGCGGCATGCAGCTCTTCACCGAGCCGCTGCTCTTCGGCAACGGCAGCGTCATCGGCGGTAACCAGCGGGAGTTCCAGACCCTGGCGATGTACATGTTCGAAAAGGGCATCTACAACCTGAGCACCGCCGGTTACGGAGCCGCGGTGGCCTGGGCGATCTTCATGATCATCGTGCTGGTGTCGCTCATCAACTTCCTACTCGTCCGCCGCTCGGCCAAGTGA
- a CDS encoding ATP-binding protein, producing the protein MTDEGFDGPGEGVGRVLGTADATPLQFWTAVSPGSYLQLDDVVVTRRELPDREPVTIAGVVTQVRARHEGAQFDSDVFAIADGTLPAQVQEAAEITTTRVDPEFYVPPQPGAVVHRAEGDARARALHFDRMERRVPMGIGRDGVPVYLNADFLDGTRGAHVSISGISGVATKTSFATFLLYSVFRSGQLGGDAVNAKALIFNVKGEDLLFLDHPNARLDDTTRAAYARLGLVADAFPDVRVYAPPRVGDSAGTPDVHNRLTGVDAFYWTLTEFCEKRLLPYVFADADDERQQYTMVVHSVAAHLARYAQPADGGVSIDGTRLGSYEDLVDHIVEQLSDDETRGDWAGSAVGLGTVNAFARRLIGSKKDLSRLIRGDLATRRPHSINTAESAQVTVVDLHNLPDRAQRFVVGVTLKTEFDNKEKQGAKPLLFVVLDELNKYAPREGSSPIKEVLLDIAERGRSLGVILVGAQQTASEVERRIVTNSAIRVVGRLDPAEASRPEYGFLPPAQRQRALLAKPGTMFVNQPDIPVPLCLDFPFPAWATRVSEAGTAPSQTLRSLTQSADPFAVVASGGGADDDIPF; encoded by the coding sequence ATGACTGACGAGGGGTTCGACGGCCCGGGCGAGGGGGTCGGTCGGGTGCTCGGCACCGCCGACGCCACTCCGCTGCAATTCTGGACGGCGGTCTCCCCCGGCAGCTACCTCCAGCTCGACGACGTCGTGGTGACCCGCCGTGAGCTGCCCGACCGGGAGCCGGTGACCATCGCCGGCGTGGTCACCCAGGTCCGGGCCCGGCACGAGGGCGCCCAGTTCGACTCCGACGTGTTCGCCATCGCCGACGGCACGCTGCCCGCCCAGGTGCAGGAGGCCGCCGAGATCACCACCACCCGGGTCGACCCGGAGTTCTACGTGCCGCCGCAGCCCGGCGCCGTGGTGCACCGGGCCGAGGGTGACGCCCGGGCCCGGGCGCTGCACTTCGACCGGATGGAACGACGGGTCCCGATGGGCATCGGCCGCGACGGGGTGCCGGTCTACCTCAACGCCGACTTCCTCGACGGCACCCGGGGCGCACACGTCTCCATCTCCGGCATCTCCGGGGTGGCCACCAAGACCAGCTTCGCCACCTTTCTGCTCTACTCGGTCTTCCGCTCCGGGCAGTTGGGCGGTGACGCGGTGAACGCCAAGGCGCTGATCTTCAACGTCAAGGGCGAGGACCTCCTCTTCCTCGACCATCCGAACGCCCGGCTGGACGACACCACCCGGGCCGCGTACGCCCGGCTCGGTCTGGTCGCCGACGCCTTTCCCGACGTGCGGGTCTACGCCCCGCCCCGGGTCGGTGACTCCGCCGGCACGCCCGACGTGCACAACCGGCTGACCGGCGTGGACGCCTTCTACTGGACGCTCACCGAGTTCTGCGAGAAGCGCCTCCTGCCGTACGTCTTCGCCGACGCCGACGACGAACGCCAGCAGTACACGATGGTGGTGCACTCGGTCGCCGCCCACCTGGCCCGCTACGCCCAGCCCGCCGACGGCGGAGTCAGCATCGACGGCACCCGGCTGGGCAGCTACGAAGACCTGGTCGACCACATCGTCGAGCAGCTCAGCGACGACGAGACCCGCGGCGACTGGGCCGGCAGCGCGGTCGGCCTGGGCACGGTAAACGCCTTCGCCCGCCGGTTGATCGGCAGCAAGAAGGACCTGTCCCGGCTGATCCGGGGCGACCTGGCCACCCGCCGCCCGCACTCGATCAACACCGCCGAGTCGGCCCAGGTCACCGTGGTCGACCTGCACAACCTGCCGGATCGGGCGCAGCGTTTCGTGGTGGGCGTGACGCTGAAGACCGAGTTCGACAACAAGGAGAAGCAGGGCGCCAAGCCGCTGCTCTTCGTGGTGCTCGACGAGCTGAACAAGTACGCCCCCCGGGAAGGCTCCTCCCCGATCAAGGAGGTGCTGCTCGACATCGCCGAGCGGGGGCGTTCGCTCGGGGTCATCCTGGTCGGCGCGCAGCAGACCGCCAGCGAGGTGGAGCGGCGCATCGTCACCAACTCGGCGATCCGGGTGGTGGGCCGGCTCGACCCGGCCGAGGCGTCCCGGCCCGAGTACGGCTTCCTGCCACCGGCACAGCGGCAGCGGGCGCTGCTGGCCAAGCCGGGCACGATGTTCGTCAACCAGCCCGACATCCCGGTCCC
- a CDS encoding GH1 family beta-glucosidase, whose translation MSNPATPPAVGVLDERAPLTFPPGFLWGAATAAYQIEGAAAEGGRTPSIWDTFSHTEGKTVAGHTGDVACDHYHRLSDDVRLMAELGLKSYRFSVSWPRVQPGGSGPANAEGLDFYRRLVDELLANGIEPWLTLYHWDLPQELEDAGGWPARDTAARFADYAQLMADALGDRVKYWTTLNEPWCSAFLGYGSGVHAPGRSDGAAAVHAGHHLMLGHGLAVQALRAARPAAQLGVTVNLYPVTPATDAPGDADAARRIDGLANRFFLDPLLRGAYPGDLIADLAKVTDFGHVRDGDLATIATPMDMVGVNYYSRHVVAAPVPGEEPERYWRAPSSWPGSEDVRFVNRGFPVTDMDWEIDAPGLVETLRRVHEEYTDLPLYVTENGSAFVDAVIDGKVDDAERLAYFDAHLRAAHEAIKAGVPLRGYFAWSLLDNFEWAWGYTKRFGMVYVDYDSQTRIPKSSARWYAEVIRRNGLAAQ comes from the coding sequence GTGAGCAACCCCGCCACCCCGCCCGCAGTCGGCGTCCTCGACGAGCGTGCGCCGCTGACCTTCCCGCCCGGCTTCCTCTGGGGCGCGGCGACCGCCGCCTACCAGATCGAAGGGGCAGCGGCCGAGGGTGGGCGTACGCCGTCGATCTGGGACACCTTCAGCCACACCGAGGGCAAGACGGTCGCCGGGCACACCGGCGACGTCGCCTGCGACCACTACCACCGGCTCTCCGACGACGTGCGGCTGATGGCCGAGCTGGGGTTGAAGTCGTACCGGTTCTCGGTCTCGTGGCCGCGGGTGCAGCCGGGCGGGTCGGGTCCGGCCAACGCCGAGGGGCTCGACTTCTACCGGCGGCTTGTCGACGAACTGCTCGCCAACGGAATCGAGCCCTGGCTCACCCTCTACCACTGGGACCTGCCCCAGGAGCTGGAGGACGCGGGCGGCTGGCCGGCCCGGGACACCGCCGCCCGGTTCGCCGACTACGCCCAGTTGATGGCGGACGCGCTTGGCGACCGGGTGAAGTACTGGACCACGCTGAACGAGCCGTGGTGCTCGGCCTTCCTCGGCTACGGCTCCGGGGTGCACGCGCCGGGCCGCTCCGATGGCGCCGCCGCGGTGCACGCCGGGCATCACCTGATGCTCGGGCACGGGCTTGCCGTGCAGGCGCTGCGCGCGGCCCGGCCGGCGGCGCAGCTCGGGGTGACCGTGAACCTGTACCCGGTCACCCCGGCCACCGACGCGCCCGGCGACGCGGACGCCGCCCGGCGCATCGACGGACTGGCCAACCGGTTCTTCCTCGATCCGCTGCTGCGCGGGGCGTACCCCGGCGACCTGATCGCCGACCTGGCCAAGGTGACCGATTTCGGGCACGTCCGGGACGGGGACCTGGCCACCATCGCCACGCCGATGGACATGGTCGGGGTCAACTACTACAGCCGCCACGTGGTGGCCGCGCCGGTGCCCGGCGAGGAGCCGGAGCGCTACTGGCGGGCCCCGTCCAGCTGGCCGGGCAGCGAGGACGTCCGGTTCGTCAACCGGGGCTTCCCGGTCACCGACATGGACTGGGAGATCGACGCGCCCGGCCTGGTGGAGACGCTGCGCCGGGTGCACGAGGAGTATACTGACCTGCCGCTCTACGTCACCGAGAACGGCTCGGCCTTCGTCGACGCCGTGATCGACGGCAAGGTCGACGACGCCGAGCGGCTGGCGTACTTCGACGCGCACCTGCGCGCCGCGCACGAGGCGATCAAGGCGGGCGTGCCCCTGCGGGGATACTTTGCCTGGTCGCTGTTGGATAATTTCGAGTGGGCCTGGGGCTACACCAAGCGGTTCGGCATGGTCTACGTCGATTACGACAGCCAGACCCGCATTCCCAAGTCCAGCGCCAGGTGGTACGCGGAGGTGATCCGACGCAACGGTCTGGCCGCACAATAA
- a CDS encoding extracellular solute-binding protein has product MSLTTRRSRMAAATLAAITAVGGLAACGKDDDKPAAGEKPAKLVVDTFSEFGYDELVKQYEQQTGIKIELRKTAQLGEYRPKLVRYLATGKGAADVTALEEGILNEFKANPGNWVDLAPLIPDHSKEYLPWKWELGKTPDGKLLGLPTDVGSLAVCYRKDLFEAAGLPTERDQVAALWPDWNAYHQTGQKYKQATGKAFVDSITAVSNGVLFQHGGDLFYDKENNIIADSSPGVKNAWDTATSMVDISAKAQTWSPEWNGGFKQGTFATTFCPSWMLGIVQDNSGAENKGKWDVAAVPGGGGNWGGSWLAVPEQSKYPEEAAKLAEFLTNATSQVEAFKLKGPLPTNLEALKNEAFLSYTNEYFSNAPTGKIFGESVAKIEPVHLGPKHQAVKENAYEPAMRAFEGGQASKEKAWEQFVKDAATQGAF; this is encoded by the coding sequence ATGAGCCTCACCACGCGGCGTTCCCGCATGGCGGCAGCCACCCTGGCCGCGATCACCGCTGTCGGCGGTCTCGCGGCCTGCGGTAAGGACGACGACAAGCCGGCCGCCGGCGAGAAGCCGGCCAAGCTGGTCGTCGACACCTTCAGCGAGTTCGGTTACGACGAACTCGTCAAGCAGTACGAGCAGCAGACCGGCATCAAGATCGAGCTGCGCAAGACCGCCCAGCTCGGTGAGTACCGGCCCAAGCTGGTCCGCTACCTGGCCACCGGCAAGGGCGCGGCCGACGTGACCGCCCTGGAAGAGGGCATCCTCAACGAGTTCAAGGCCAACCCGGGCAACTGGGTCGACCTGGCCCCGCTGATCCCCGACCACTCCAAGGAATACCTGCCCTGGAAGTGGGAGCTGGGCAAGACGCCGGACGGAAAGCTGCTCGGCCTGCCCACCGACGTCGGCAGCCTCGCCGTCTGCTACCGCAAGGACCTCTTCGAGGCGGCCGGCCTGCCGACCGAGCGCGACCAGGTCGCGGCCCTCTGGCCGGACTGGAACGCCTACCACCAGACCGGTCAGAAGTACAAGCAGGCCACTGGCAAGGCGTTCGTCGACTCGATCACCGCGGTCTCGAACGGTGTGCTGTTCCAGCACGGTGGCGATCTGTTCTACGACAAGGAAAACAACATCATCGCGGACAGCAGCCCCGGGGTGAAGAACGCCTGGGACACCGCGACCTCGATGGTGGACATCTCCGCCAAGGCCCAGACCTGGTCGCCGGAGTGGAACGGCGGCTTCAAGCAGGGCACCTTCGCGACCACCTTCTGCCCGTCCTGGATGCTCGGCATCGTTCAGGACAACTCCGGCGCGGAGAACAAGGGTAAGTGGGACGTGGCGGCCGTGCCGGGCGGCGGCGGCAACTGGGGCGGCTCGTGGCTGGCCGTGCCGGAGCAGAGCAAGTACCCGGAGGAGGCGGCGAAGCTCGCCGAGTTCCTGACCAACGCGACCAGCCAGGTGGAGGCGTTCAAGCTCAAGGGCCCGCTGCCCACCAACCTGGAGGCGCTGAAGAACGAGGCGTTCCTGAGCTACACCAACGAGTACTTCAGCAACGCGCCGACCGGCAAGATCTTCGGGGAGAGCGTCGCCAAGATCGAGCCGGTGCACCTCGGCCCGAAGCACCAGGCGGTGAAGGAGAACGCGTACGAGCCGGCCATGCGGGCCTTCGAGGGCGGGCAGGCCAGCAAGGAAAAGGCCTGGGAGCAGTTCGTCAAGGACGCAGCTACTCAGGGTGCCTTCTGA
- a CDS encoding plasmid pRiA4b ORF-3 family protein, with product MPRQIFQLRIALAGVRPTIWRRVLVPGGYTLDRLHRVVQHAIGWRDCHLHAFEIDGAQYGEPDPQGELAVHDELDIRLDTVLGKGSRFHYTYDFGDWWEHDLLVEDVFTAEADERYPTCLDGERAGPPEDVGGPQGYLLLLAALADPEHPEHAAMREWVADGFDPAAFDPGRVATLLRHFC from the coding sequence ATGCCGCGTCAGATCTTCCAGCTGAGGATCGCCCTGGCGGGAGTACGGCCAACGATCTGGCGCCGGGTGCTCGTGCCCGGTGGATACACCCTGGACCGCCTACACCGGGTGGTGCAGCATGCCATCGGCTGGCGGGACTGCCACCTGCATGCGTTCGAGATCGACGGCGCGCAGTACGGCGAGCCTGATCCCCAGGGCGAGTTGGCCGTGCACGACGAGTTGGACATCCGGCTGGACACGGTGCTCGGCAAGGGCAGCCGGTTCCACTACACGTACGACTTCGGCGACTGGTGGGAGCACGACCTGCTGGTGGAGGACGTCTTCACCGCGGAGGCGGACGAGCGCTATCCGACCTGCCTGGACGGCGAGCGGGCCGGGCCACCGGAGGACGTCGGCGGGCCGCAGGGCTATCTGCTGTTGCTCGCCGCGCTGGCGGACCCGGAGCATCCCGAGCACGCGGCGATGCGGGAGTGGGTGGCGGACGGTTTCGATCCGGCGGCCTTCGACCCGGGCCGGGTCGCCACGCTGCTGCGCCATTTCTGCTGA
- a CDS encoding carbohydrate ABC transporter permease has product MISASQRLWRTSPLTYVALVMAALLSIYPLYYMVVISTRSLDAINDVPPPITPGGSFGDNFGRVLENDAANFLTGLVNSIIVSSVVTIAVVITGSLAGFAFAKLRFRGRNVLLLSIIVTMMIPTQMGIIPLWSMMQTLGWYDTLYAVTVPFLVTAFGVFMMRQYAMQAISDELIEAGRVDGASTFRIYWNIVLPALRPAAAVLGLLTFMEQWNSFLWPYAILTPENPTLQVSLSFLSYAYYTDYSQVFAATAVGTLPLVIVFIVFGRQIIGGIMEGAVKS; this is encoded by the coding sequence ATGATCTCGGCTTCCCAGCGCCTGTGGCGCACCAGTCCGCTTACCTACGTCGCGCTCGTGATGGCGGCGCTGCTCTCGATCTACCCGCTGTACTACATGGTCGTGATCAGCACCCGCTCGCTGGACGCGATCAATGACGTGCCGCCGCCGATCACTCCGGGCGGGTCCTTCGGGGACAACTTCGGCCGGGTCCTCGAAAACGACGCGGCCAACTTCCTCACCGGCCTGGTGAACTCGATCATCGTCTCCTCGGTGGTCACCATCGCGGTGGTGATCACCGGCTCGCTGGCCGGCTTCGCCTTCGCCAAGCTGCGCTTCCGGGGACGTAACGTTCTGCTGCTGTCGATCATCGTCACCATGATGATCCCGACCCAGATGGGCATCATTCCGCTCTGGAGCATGATGCAGACGCTGGGGTGGTACGACACCCTGTACGCGGTCACCGTGCCGTTCCTGGTCACCGCCTTCGGCGTGTTCATGATGCGGCAGTACGCCATGCAGGCGATCTCCGACGAACTGATCGAGGCCGGCCGGGTCGACGGCGCCAGCACCTTCCGGATCTACTGGAACATCGTGCTGCCCGCGCTGCGCCCCGCCGCGGCCGTGCTCGGTCTGCTGACCTTCATGGAGCAGTGGAACTCGTTCCTCTGGCCGTACGCGATCCTCACCCCGGAGAACCCGACCCTCCAGGTCTCGCTCTCCTTCCTCTCGTACGCCTACTACACCGACTACTCCCAGGTCTTCGCCGCCACCGCAGTCGGCACCCTGCCGTTGGTGATCGTCTTCATCGTCTTCGGCCGTCAGATCATCGGCGGCATCATGGAAGGTGCAGTCAAGTCGTGA
- a CDS encoding amino acid-binding protein — protein MLLRVRVTLPDRPGTLGQVARTLGVSGADIVQVVVLERLGGRAVDDFTVVWPGAARVERLLAGLAAIPGVRVDGVWRAIGAPTTTGQDAELLAQVAANPADGLATVVDAVPGLLAAEWAVAAVVPVDWASRTGGGGATVGHASWRTPVPPRLPEVTPLRARSMTMPDGGHFAVAPFGRAGLVLVVSREHSDTLSPAAFHSTEVDRLAQLVRASAVILGDRLDLVGSPPVSANP, from the coding sequence ATGTTGCTGCGCGTTCGGGTCACCCTGCCGGACCGTCCGGGAACGCTCGGGCAGGTGGCTCGCACCCTCGGGGTGTCGGGCGCGGACATCGTGCAGGTGGTCGTGCTGGAGCGCCTCGGCGGGCGCGCGGTCGACGACTTCACCGTGGTGTGGCCGGGGGCCGCACGGGTGGAACGCCTGCTGGCCGGCCTGGCGGCGATCCCCGGGGTCCGGGTGGACGGCGTGTGGCGGGCGATCGGCGCGCCCACCACCACCGGCCAGGACGCCGAGTTGCTGGCTCAGGTCGCCGCCAACCCGGCCGACGGGCTGGCCACCGTGGTCGACGCGGTGCCGGGGCTGCTCGCCGCCGAGTGGGCGGTCGCGGCGGTGGTGCCGGTCGACTGGGCCTCCCGGACCGGTGGCGGCGGCGCGACGGTGGGGCACGCCAGTTGGCGTACGCCCGTACCGCCCCGGCTGCCGGAGGTGACGCCGCTGCGCGCCCGGTCGATGACCATGCCCGACGGCGGCCACTTCGCGGTGGCACCGTTCGGCCGGGCCGGGCTGGTCCTGGTGGTCTCCCGGGAACACAGCGACACCCTCAGCCCCGCCGCGTTCCACTCCACCGAGGTGGACCGGCTGGCCCAGCTGGTCCGGGCCAGCGCGGTGATCCTCGGCGACCGGCTCGACCTGGTCGGTAGCCCGCCGGTAAGCGCCAACCCGTGA
- a CDS encoding acyl-CoA dehydrogenase family protein — protein MDFAYDERTERLRAELTEFLTEHVYPAEAVNAAQVAAAGDPWARPPVLAELQAEARRRGLWNLFLPDPRHGAGLTNLQYAPLAELTGRSPHLAPEALNCAAPDTGNMELLAEFGSPAQRERWLTPLLAGEIRSAFCMTEPDVASSDATNIATSIRRDGDHYVIDGRKWWSSGAMDPACALFVVMGRTDPGADRHRQQSMILVPRDTPGVTVRRGLTVFGYTDAPHGGHAEIDFDGVRVPAENLVGAEGAGFAIAQARLGPGRIHHCMRLIGMAERALELLCRRAIERIAFGRPLAEQGVVREWIAESRVRIEQARLLVLKTAWLMDTVGNKGAHTEIQAIKIATPAMAEWVIDKAIQAYGGAGVSQDTPLAALWAQARTLRLADGPDEVHRASLARRELRRWRTPPV, from the coding sequence ATGGACTTCGCGTACGACGAGCGCACCGAACGGTTGCGCGCCGAGTTGACCGAGTTCCTGACGGAGCACGTCTACCCGGCCGAGGCGGTGAACGCCGCGCAGGTCGCCGCCGCCGGTGACCCCTGGGCGCGACCGCCGGTGCTTGCCGAGTTGCAGGCCGAGGCCCGCCGACGCGGCCTGTGGAACCTCTTCCTGCCCGATCCGCGCCACGGTGCCGGGCTGACCAACCTCCAGTACGCCCCGCTCGCCGAGCTGACCGGGCGCAGCCCGCACCTCGCCCCGGAGGCGCTCAACTGCGCCGCGCCGGACACCGGCAACATGGAACTGCTTGCCGAGTTCGGCTCTCCCGCCCAGCGCGAGCGCTGGCTGACCCCGCTGCTGGCCGGCGAGATCCGTTCGGCGTTCTGCATGACCGAACCCGACGTGGCCTCCTCCGACGCGACGAACATCGCCACCTCGATCCGGCGCGACGGGGACCACTACGTGATCGACGGCCGCAAGTGGTGGTCGTCCGGGGCGATGGACCCGGCCTGCGCGCTCTTCGTCGTGATGGGCCGGACCGATCCGGGTGCCGACCGGCACCGGCAGCAGAGCATGATCCTGGTGCCCCGGGACACGCCCGGGGTCACCGTCCGGCGGGGCCTGACCGTCTTCGGCTACACCGACGCGCCGCACGGCGGGCACGCCGAGATCGACTTCGACGGCGTACGGGTGCCGGCGGAGAACCTCGTCGGTGCCGAGGGCGCCGGTTTCGCCATCGCCCAGGCCCGACTCGGACCCGGCCGGATCCACCACTGCATGCGCCTGATCGGCATGGCCGAACGGGCCTTGGAGCTGCTCTGCCGGCGGGCCATCGAACGGATCGCGTTCGGCCGCCCGCTCGCCGAGCAGGGCGTGGTCCGGGAGTGGATCGCCGAATCCCGGGTCCGCATCGAGCAGGCCCGGCTGTTGGTGCTCAAGACGGCCTGGTTGATGGACACCGTCGGCAACAAGGGCGCGCACACCGAGATCCAGGCCATCAAGATCGCCACTCCGGCGATGGCCGAGTGGGTGATCGACAAGGCGATCCAGGCGTACGGCGGTGCCGGGGTAAGCCAGGACACTCCCCTGGCGGCGCTCTGGGCCCAGGCCCGCACCCTCCGGCTGGCCGACGGGCCGGACGAGGTGCACCGGGCCAGCCTCGCCCGACGCGAGCTGCGCCGCTGGCGTACCCCGCCGGTCTAG
- a CDS encoding LacI family DNA-binding transcriptional regulator, with amino-acid sequence MTTQRTRSLGRPTLDAVAARAGVGRGTVSRVVNGSPQVSPEARAAVQQAIAELGYVPNRAARALVTQRNDSVALVVSESGERLFAEPFFAGVVRGVSSVLLETPLQLWLAMAQSPLERERVEHHLTNQHVDGVLLLSLHDDDPLPTLLEERGLPTVLGGRPARMLHPEAQPAFFVDVDNAGGARQAVEYLAGRGRRRIATIAGPQDMGVGLARLAGYRDAVRTAGFGINPDLIGYGDFSEESGATAMRRLLERCPDLDAVFVAADLMACGALRTLREAGRRVPQDVAVIGFDDAPIARQTDPPLTSVFQPADEMGRQMARLLVARIRGEEIPAPHLVLDTELVERASA; translated from the coding sequence ATGACAACGCAGCGCACCCGGTCACTCGGGCGCCCGACCCTCGACGCGGTCGCTGCCCGGGCCGGGGTCGGTCGCGGGACGGTCTCCCGCGTGGTCAACGGCTCTCCCCAGGTCAGTCCCGAGGCCCGGGCCGCCGTGCAGCAGGCCATCGCCGAACTGGGGTACGTGCCGAACCGGGCCGCCCGGGCCCTGGTCACCCAACGCAACGACTCGGTCGCCCTGGTGGTCAGCGAGTCAGGTGAGCGGCTCTTCGCCGAGCCGTTCTTCGCCGGCGTCGTACGGGGCGTCAGTTCGGTGCTGCTGGAGACACCGCTGCAACTCTGGCTGGCCATGGCGCAGTCACCGTTGGAGCGGGAGCGGGTCGAGCACCACCTGACCAACCAGCACGTCGACGGCGTACTCCTGCTGTCGCTGCACGACGACGACCCGCTGCCGACCCTGCTGGAGGAGCGCGGCCTGCCCACCGTGCTGGGCGGCCGACCGGCGCGGATGCTGCATCCCGAAGCCCAGCCCGCCTTCTTCGTCGACGTGGACAACGCCGGTGGGGCGCGGCAGGCGGTGGAATATCTGGCCGGCCGGGGGCGGCGGCGCATCGCCACCATCGCCGGCCCGCAGGACATGGGCGTCGGCCTGGCCCGGTTGGCCGGGTACCGGGACGCGGTGCGTACCGCCGGGTTCGGCATCAACCCCGACCTGATCGGGTACGGCGACTTCAGCGAGGAGAGCGGCGCCACCGCCATGCGGAGGCTGCTGGAGCGCTGCCCCGACCTGGACGCGGTCTTCGTCGCCGCCGACCTGATGGCCTGCGGCGCGCTGCGTACGTTGCGCGAGGCGGGCCGACGGGTGCCGCAGGACGTGGCGGTGATCGGGTTCGACGACGCGCCGATCGCCCGGCAGACCGACCCGCCACTGACCTCGGTCTTCCAGCCGGCCGACGAGATGGGGCGGCAGATGGCGCGGCTGCTGGTCGCCCGGATCCGCGGTGAGGAGATTCCCGCACCGCACCTCGTTCTGGACACCGAGCTCGTCGAGCGCGCCTCCGCCTAG